One window of Nymphaea colorata isolate Beijing-Zhang1983 chromosome 1, ASM883128v2, whole genome shotgun sequence genomic DNA carries:
- the LOC116265365 gene encoding GDSL esterase/lipase 7-like, with protein sequence MGRRRRRRRERAGEGKLEMGTELMVLIFLTCLQLIRGVSGELFDVPALFVFGDSLVDDGNNNYIPSIARANYPPYGIDFGYPTGRFCNGLTVVDYGALALGVPLVPPCLSLKSKGASILRGVNYASAAGGILDETGKNYVARVSFNQQLALFEKAIEFEYSLLFQEPQALSRYLARSIFALVFGSNDYINNYLMPKLYLSSSLYDPDSYAELLVQAYAQQMRKLYSLGARKIIVANIGPLGCIPSQLAMADTDGSCVERINRAVSAFNERLFELVKNINSTLPGSFFVYQDVYGIFSDIAANPQKYGFTVANKACCGVGRYGGALTCLPFEKPCEDRDHHVFWDAFHPTQAVNKIIFESCYAPASTYCYPMGFQSLATI encoded by the exons atgggaagaagaagaagaagacgaagggAGAGGGCCGGAGAGGGAAAGCTGGAGATGGGAACAGAGCTTATGGTTCTGATTTTTCTAACGTGTCTCCAACTCATCAGGGGAGTTAGTGGCGAACTGTTCGATGTGCCAGCGTTGTTTGTGTTTGGCGACTCATTGGTAGACGATGGAAACAACAACTACATTCCTTCAATTGCTCGAGCTAACTATCCGCCTTACGGTATAGATTTCGGCTATCCTACCGGTCGTTTCTGCAATGGACTGACTGTGGTAGATTATGGAG CTCTGGCCTTGGGGGTACCACTAGTGCCACCTTGTCTTAGTCTAAAAAGCAAAGGGGCAAGCATTCTCAGAGGGGTCAACTATGCATCAGCAGCAGGGGGTATCCTCGATGAAACCGGAAAAAACTAT GTGGCTAGGGTTTCATTTAATCAGCAGTTGGCACTATTCGAGAAGGCCATTGAGTTTGAATATTCATTGCTCTTCCAAGAGCCACAGGCGCTTTCTCGCTACCTTGCTAGATCCATATTTGCCCTCGTCTTTGGCAGCAATGACTACATCAACAACTACCTCATGCCCAAGCTCTACCTGTCAAGCAGTCTCTATGACCCTGACTCCTACGCTGAGCTCCTTGTCCAGGCCTACGCACAACAGATGAGG aAACTTTACAGTTTGGGTGCAAGGAAAATCATAGTGGCAAACATTGGGCCGCTAGGATGTATTCCCAGTCAGCTTGCCATGGCTGATACTGATGGCAGCTGCGTGGAGCGCATAAACAGAGCCGTTTCTGCATTTAATGAACGGTTGTTTGAGCTAGTAAAGAACATCAATTCGACACTTCCTGGATCTTTCTTTGTCTACCAGGATGTTTATGGCATCTTCTCCGATATAGCTGCCAACCCTCAGAAATACG GATTCACGGTAGCAAACAAGGCATGCTGTGGGGTTGGGAGGTATGGTGGGGCGTTAACGTGCCTGCCGTTCGAGAAGCCGTGTGAGGACAGGGACCATCATGTCTTCTGGGATGCTTTCCACCCAACTCAAGCAGTAAACAAGATCATCTTTGAAAGCTGCTACGCTCCGGCCTCCACTTATTGCTATCCCATGGGATTTCAGAGTCTCGCTACGATTTGA